In one window of Halomarina pelagica DNA:
- the pyrH gene encoding UMP kinase, with the protein MRAVVSIGGSVLVPELDGERVAAYADVVRSLLGAGHELGLVVGGGRVARDYIRAGRVLDANEMALDQLGIGVTRLNARLLIAALHGRAAPTPPETYEKAAEAISRGDVPVMGGMVPGQTTDAVAAALAETVGADLLVYATSVPGVYSDDPDEHPDAIHYDEVSTDDLVDIIAEIDMSAGSNAPVDLLAAKIIQRSGTRTLVLDGTNPEAVRWAIADGEHEGTEVVP; encoded by the coding sequence ATGAGAGCAGTCGTCTCTATCGGGGGGAGCGTCCTCGTGCCGGAACTCGACGGCGAACGGGTCGCGGCCTACGCGGACGTCGTCCGGTCGCTCCTGGGAGCGGGCCACGAACTCGGGCTCGTCGTCGGCGGGGGGCGCGTCGCGCGCGACTACATCCGAGCGGGGCGCGTCCTCGACGCCAACGAGATGGCGCTCGACCAGCTCGGGATCGGCGTCACGCGCCTGAACGCCCGCCTGCTCATCGCCGCACTCCACGGACGGGCCGCGCCCACGCCGCCGGAGACGTACGAGAAGGCGGCCGAGGCGATCTCCCGGGGCGACGTCCCGGTGATGGGCGGGATGGTCCCCGGCCAGACGACCGACGCCGTGGCCGCCGCGCTCGCCGAGACGGTCGGCGCGGACCTGCTCGTCTACGCCACGAGCGTCCCCGGCGTCTACAGCGACGACCCGGACGAGCACCCCGACGCGATCCACTACGACGAGGTGTCGACCGACGACCTCGTGGACATCATCGCGGAGATCGACATGAGCGCGGGGAGCAACGCGCCGGTCGACCTGCTGGCCGCGAAGATCATCCAGCGCTCGGGCACGCGGACGCTCGTCCTCGACGGCACGAACCCCGAGGCGGTCCGCTGGGCCATCGCCGACGGCGAACACGAGGGGACGGAGGTCGTCCCGTGA